DNA sequence from the Microtus ochrogaster isolate Prairie Vole_2 chromosome 2, MicOch1.0, whole genome shotgun sequence genome:
CTGTTCTCTGAGCCCTAGCTCGGGCTCTGCTCTTGCTCCCCCTATCCAGATTAGTTCTTACCTACATGAAGAACTAGACTTAGGGCATGCCCAGAAACCTGAGCTgggcaaacacacagatacagactCCAGCTGAAGGACTCTTTTCCTAACGATCAGGTCCAAGCAGAAAGCAAGACTGACAAGGGATTAGGAGTGATTGACACTTAGGACTGAGGCCTTCTGGAACAGCTTCCCCTGCACTGCTGGAGAGGCGAGGctaagggagaggaagaggctgCTCAAAGCTTTGGGCTGAGTTCTCTTGCCTAGAGGCTTTCCCTGCACCCCATTAACCCCAGTCTCGGGGGCCTGTCTCAGGGGGATGAGTGGCCAGCTGGGTCGGTGCGCGGCAGTTTATTTGGTCTGGTAAGCAACATGGGGTACGCTGTTGGCATTGTGTAGTGTAACTTCACTTGATCTGGAGCAGGGGAGGCAGGCCCTGGGAAGTAAACGCATTCACCGTTCCACCTGGAGCTCCCCCGCTGTCATCGGGGAGTTCATCTCCTCCCACACCCAGTCCACATAATTGGAGACCTTTGTGTAGACGCCATACACTTGCTTGCTGCCGCATTCTTCGGGTCCTCCCCAGGACACCAGGCCTTGGGCTACCCAGTGCTGGCTCAGCTCATCGAAGATGACGAAGGCCCCACCGCTATCACCGAGGCATGTATCCTTGCCGCCCTCATAGTAGCCAGCACAGAACATGTTCTCTGTGACACTGTAGTTGCCTGACCGAGACTCATAGCTGGCTTTGCATTCAGCGTGTGACACCACGGGCAATTTGACGTACTGGAGAACATCTGACAGGGTCCGTGTGCCGCTGCTAATGATCTCATCCACAGTCACGTTAGGATTCGAGATGCCCCAGCCAGCCACCAGTCCTAACATGTGAGGGGCTGGACCTTCAGGCTCAGATCTCGGCAGACAGATGGGCATGACGTGGGCTCCCAAGGGCACAGGTTCCTGCAGCTGTACCAGAGCTATGTCGTGGTTGTAGTTCTGGATGTTGAAGTCTGGATGGAGTATGACTCGGGCAGCAGAGCTATTGACAGCACCTGATTTGTCCCGAACATCGTGAAGACCCAAGTAGACGGTGACGTGTTCCTTGGAGACAGGGATGACCGTGTTGTCTCTGCGCTGGGAGCGTAGCACGTGGGCTGCTGTGAGTATCCAAGATTCAGAGAGCAGCGCGCCACTCCCAAACCACTTGTCATTCGGTACCCTTGATGTGTCTTCCACCACGATCAGGGCCTGCCACGGGAAGAGGCCGAGTTCAGCGTTCCGACCGCCGATAATCCTCTTGACCAGGTTCGGCAGGGCGCGGGAGGGTTGCCCACACACTgtaagaaggaggaggggaaacaaGAGTCAGGGTCAGAGTCAACCATGTGAAAAGAATCCAGAGAAATTCACATCTCAACCACTGTGGATTATGCCGCCACGGAGCCCTCACTTCCCTGAGTCCAGCGAGATATGGAGGATTCAGCTATGATTTAGCCATAGctaaatctctctgagtttagcCTAAGTCTAGTGTGGACCTCCATGGCCAGAGCTATTCACGTTCCAGATCATTTTATGCATTGGCCTTGCCCAACCTGAAACTCTTCTGTCACACCGCTTTTGGACTGGACCATATTTAGGCAGGCCATCCTTAGCTGGGAGCACTTATACCTCTTCTTCTCTAGAAAGATGCCTTCTCTCCCAGAAGCCGTTGCATTACAGGTACTCAGAGAACCTCTTGGCATTTTCTCTTGATGTCTGCAGAGAAGCCGAGGGAACCTAAATGGCCTTCTATCAGACTACGGTCATCAGCTGGCAAGCTTCTAACTCCATAACTCCTTTTTATGAGCCATAGGCAAGCTGTGTGACTTCCAGAAGATCTGTCCCCTCATCGGTAGCACGGGTGTGTTACTAGCtcttattttatgacttttacaGCGTTTGGAAGAACTACTCAGTTTCGTGAGAATTTCGTAAATTTCACCACACCAGACCGGGACGCATGGGATCTTGACCCCACTTTTCCACTTTCCAAATGAACTGAGTCACCTCCGGATTTCAACATCTGAAGGATGAGctccaaattttaaatttcttggattttttttctttgtttactgtGTCCGCAATCTATCCACTAATGTCATTGTCTAGAGGTTAAGGTTAGCGCATGCTGACATGGCTATCAGATCGGGTAGATCTAAACTAGAGCATAGGGTAGATGTTTCGTCTGTGTCCTATACTGCTTTAGCAATATTAAGACCACGGTCATAGGCTTCACTCATTGCTCTGGCCTAAAGAGCTCGCTGATATCGTGCATTAAGGCTCAGTGCACACAGGGTAAGGAGAAGGTGGCATAATCCACAAGCAATGATGGGTAAATCCTGCTCAAGGTCACCCATCATTGCCTCCAGGGGCCCGTTAGTACCTTTAAGATAGAAAACGTCGTTCCTCTGAGCTGCACCCcgagcacacacatgtgtcacCAGACCCCCACAGCCAAACGTCTCTGGTTTACGAGCAGAGGGTCTTCAGTAACAAACCCTCCCTGGCTATAGACAGACTCATATGGGTGTTTCCCAGGAAGGGTGTTTGAGGCTGGTGTGGGTGTGCACTTCCTGTTGCAATGGTCAGGCTATCCTCTTTGGCTCTGGGCACTTCTAACAATTCTTAAGAGGCAGAGGAATATTTGGGTTCTCTTGAGACTTTGGGAGGGTAAACTTTCAACAGGCTAATGCTTTTCGGATGCTCTTCTTCCCAGTGCCAAATGCTTCGTCCACGATCCTGGGCCATCCTGTCTTTTATTCCAAGCCAGATGTGAACAGACCTTCTAAGCTTTTCTGGCCTGGGCTTTGAGGTTGAGGGCCAGTCTCTCATCGCAAACAGCAGACAACAAGGTGACATTTCAAGGTAGGTCTGTGACATGCTAGGCCTTAAAAACTTATCTAGCAGACAAAGGCTAAAATCTGGTGAGGTGTCTCAGTCCATGTCACAACAGAACTCATGGCCAACAACGAACGGCTCCTCTCCCAAACCAAAGTGCAAATATTTCCCAAGGTCACAGAAGGTCACAACTCAAAGAATGTTAGAGAACAGCTAATTTATATATGGAGAAACAAAGTTTCAGAAAAGGTTATTGNNNNNNNNNNNNNNNNNNNNNNNNNNNNNNNNNNNNNNNNNNNNNNNNNNNNNNNNNNNNNNNNNNNNNNNNNNNNNNNNNNNNNNNNNNNNNNNNNNNNgggggggagggggaactagCTTCATTTGCCTGttacaatgttttatttctgatGTAACTTTGATTTTTTGTTCAAGGGGTTAAATAATGCAACAGGTCATGGGGGAGGTTACTGAAACAGGACCCTCCTCCTCCACatccttctcctctattgcttttGCTTCAACTTTCTAAGTCTTCCCTTGGACAGAGAACTTTCTTGGAATGTCCAAAGCTTTGGTGATGGTCAgattgaaacagaaaataaaaatagcgGGTACCAAAGGAAGCAGGTTCCTTAAAACAGAAAGGTGATGCTCTGAGATACTGAATACCTTTGGATGAAGCACCTATGATCCGTCAAGGAAAGCACAGCCCTGCCTATGTAGACAGCAATGTTCTGAGTTATCCTATAGTTCAGCCCCAACTCCAAAGGTAGCCTTGCAAAAGTCACCACACCCTTCTGATCCTTAGTTTTCATGTCAGGAAAAAAATATGACTCCCGACTGTTTATGGCCCTCTACCCCCCAAAGAGTAGATGCTGTGGCACTGGCTGAAATGGTTTTGTCTGTTCTGGCTTGCTACCCAGGCTTTcagaaggaaagaatttaaaaagttctAGCATGGTACAATGATACATTATGGTTCTGCCAAACTCTGTGTGTTAAAAAAATTTCATGACTCAGTGTATCCAAGGCGCTATTTACAGGGTGAGGCCGATGACCACTGAGAACCATAAAATGTGAGCCATTTCTTGGTCTTGGTCACTCATTTCTGAGGTATGGAATCCCAGGCCCAGATAACATGATTTCTTACCAAAAACCCCACTGGGAAGCAGCTGCAGCAAGCATGCCCCCAGTCACGTATGTGTTCCCCAACTAGACATCATATTGTGGCTTTTCTAGTTTTCTTGGCCACGTAATCTTTTAGGAGTATGAGCATCTGGATTTCCAGTTTTCCATAGACCCACCGTTCTGCTGTTTTTAAAGTAATCCCCACTCTGAGTCGGTGAATGTGCCTTCAAGACAACTTAAGGTGAGTGGAACTGGTAAAAGTGAGAGCGGCGTGGCCTCAGTCCCTTCCTGGTGTTCGCCCCCCTATTCCTGTACAAGTATGCACCTTTACCTCCCTCCCAGGAGCCCAGTGTCCCCGCAGTGGAGCAGACTCAAATGCTGCTGTGCTCTTGCTGCCATGAGGGTTAATCTCTGAAAACTCCTTAGCCTGTTGTTTTCATGGGTAACCCAATATTTAGAAGCCTACTAACTGAGCACCAAGGGCTGCTAGCCTGCGCCATCCATACAGTACACTATCTCAATCTGCCCAACATTTCCATTCAGTAAAACATGGAGGCCACCAGAGGTGAAGCTGCTGTGCACAGAGCCGGGAAGGACAATGACATCCCAGTGTTCCTCGGTGCTCTTCTGAAGCACTGCTATCTTTTAATTACTGTGGTTcttgaattttagaaattaaaaatgtataagttACAGCATTGCATATACTGAAGTTAGTTTCTGTGGGTTGTGTTTAGCCTTACGGCGGTGTAATCTTGGGCTATAACTTTCTAATTGTACACGAATGCATTGTGAGGCATGATGCAAGCCTAGTCATCCCCTATACTTCTAATGCCAAGGCAAATCCCCCAACATCTATATTCATTCTGGCACCCCTTGCTACCTTAAAACCCTCTTTCCACTTTACGGTGGGGCCAGTAGATGAAACATGAAGGAGACAGAATCAGAACAATGTGTGCACATGACGCTTTGGGGGTTCGGGAGCACATTATCATTATCTCCTTTGGGGCCTGGTGTATGCCTAAGGACAGAGGGTCCACTCTCTTCACTTCCCTGGCCCCGCACCAGGTTCACACATaaattgctttgggaaaggatTGGAGTTGAACAACAAAGAGATAGGAGGGATTTTAAAGTCGCCTGAGTACGGACACCACACCGGTTGGTTTGAGAAGAGGTGGGGCTAGGTTTTTCTGACCTTTAACCTTCTGATGACATCACTTCAACAACAAAGCATTTCCTTCTCAGCTTCACATTCACAGACCTGGTATAGGAAACCATGAGACAGAGGACTCGGTGGATGAGGTACCTGGAAGGCAGGTGGGGAGGCTTCTCTTGAGTACTTCGTTTGTCCAGGCCCCATGTGCAGAACACGTATAGATACCTTTGTGGGTGAAAAGGTGAGGgcggagaaagaaaatgattacatGGAATGTCCAAAAAAATTGGTCTTGGTTCTCAATTATTCTAAACGTGGATCACTGCAGCCGGACATCTCTGCACGCTCTCACCCCAAGAAGAAACTTTCTCTTCAGCTCTGAATTACTGTCCTCAGAATTAAACACCACATTCTTCAGCATGGCTCCACAGGCTCTAACAGTCTAACCCCGCCTACCTGAGGGCAGCCTGTGCCCTCCTCTGTGCTCCTGGCCCTGGCACCTGTGTCCGTCTCACGGGTCACAGAACCTCTGCTCACCGAGTTCGATGCTGCACACATGCCTCTCTCGCCTTTCTTTAAGCTCTGTGTCCACTGCCCAATTGGGGCCTGACAATTACTCCATGAGCTATGGCTCACTCCCTGATTTAAAGGTGAGCATTGGAGACGTAGAGGAACTAAGGGACTGTTCCCTCAGTGATCCCGTACAGAGGGCAGACTTTCTCATCTCCATGAGGGTTTTTTCCCTTTGGCCTATGTGCTACCTCCTGACcccaggggtggggggtggggggaggcaagAACCTTGGCCAGAGCCATGCAGAGACCTGGACAGCAACAACTGTGGCTGTGTTTGGGTCTTGGTCTGGCACACATTGGATTTCCTGCTGAAAAGGACTGACTGCTTCTCATTCCCTCAATCCGTCTGACCTCTGTGCGAGACCCAACAGTATGTCTCTGAAGGAAGCCCCACAGGGGTGCTACAACTTTACTGGAGGGCTTTGGTCTGGTCAacccagaggaggcagagaacagTGGGGTCAGCCGCAGTGGCCATTTTCTAGAAATCCTAGCTCTAGCTCAGACACGTGAAGGAATTAATTCAGGAAGAGTCCAGACTTCTCTGGGTTTTGTGATGTATGCATCTTTCATGCTCCTCCAACAGGCTCcatattttattagaatattttaagaatttcaagGTGAAAGAAAAAACTACCTTGGCTTTGGTCTTGGGATGACTTGAGCGTGTCTAAACGGACCTACCACCTTGACCATCTGGGGAGCAAGGGCCAAATGCTATGCCTTATGGGACAGGACACTTTGTATCTCAAGGCCTTGCACTTAGCTAGGCAGCCACTCCTCCTAGAGCTGTTTCACCCTCAGCCCGAGGCCCAGGAAGAAGGAGGTATCGTTGGTGTAGGGGACTTACCAGTGACATTGTGAAGCATCTTGTAATAGGGCTGCTGGCAGGAGTATCTTATCTCAGATTTGTATGTCGTGAGGTTGTTTCTTGTGGAGAAGGTCACCAGTCCATGTTTCAACCCTGCTGGGACTCCACAGTCTACAACTGAGAGAGAAGAAGTGTGACCCCCTTAGCTGTTGTTTATTCTTCCTCTCAGGGTCACCAGGGCATCTATCTATCATCCCTAGATGTTCAGGTTATACATTACACCCATCTCCAGGGAGAAATATTGTATCCTATCCGACCGGTACCCCTGCACCTGTGCCGTATACCGTCCGTATAGCTGGCATCTTAACTTTGGGTATCTCTCCATTACGGCCGTACTCTATGGTCAGCTTGCCTGCCCTGGTGTCAATTCGAGGGCAGGAGCAGGCCTGTGGAGATTTATGGGGACCAGAGTTTCTCCCCCACCGTAGCCTCATTGACTTCCAGTTTGTTTTGCaatcctctctgcttccattgCCCAGGCACGAAGCCCACAGCTCAATGAGAAAATTCTGGCTGACCTAAACCAaatcatcttccttttttttccagtcCCAACCACAGGCTGAAGAAGAACATTTAATGTGCTCACATTGGAACTTagtattaaaacaacaaaaccaaccaaacaaccaaacaaacagagcAACCCAGTTCCTATGTGAGTATACAGCTCCACCCTGCTGACTTCCTGCGGGCAGCTTATCTGTCACAGAACGCAGGCAGAGCCTTGATGGACGAACTTCTGATCTCCACCTGCTTGCTGTCTCCTCTGATAGTGGTTGGATACTTAGTATAGAACTTGGCCACAGATGCCACCTCTGGATGGTATTTAGGAAGCTTGCTTGTCTAGCCACGTTTTAGGTGAGTTGCTAGCATAGATGGAACTCAGCATGTGTCAGCCTGGTCAGGACATCTTTTTACGGTTGCATCAGAGTCTGAGGACCCAATCTATTGGTTTCTTTCCAAGGACTAGGAAATGCTGCTTGTTTTTAAGGAAACCCCAATTCTACATAGAATAGTCTTTGTCAGAGTTGGAAAAACATGGGAATCCACAGCTGGAAAAGGAACTGAGGCAGACCCCGTAGAACTTCCTCTTTGTGTTAGAGATAAGCAGAGGGGGAAGACTCACTGGTCCAAAGTCACCTAGACAATTATTGTTGGAGTGAAAACTAGCCCTGACCTTGGATTCGGTGTTGTTCCAGTGAGTGGTACGAGCTGTTCCTGGACATCTGCTTTCCGGTTAAATAGTGAACATTAGCTGGCTGATGTGGACGTCACCTGTCGATAATGCTAGAGTTCTGGAAGAATTTCCAAAATTCCACCTCCCCCTCAAGTTGACCCACTGGGGAGAGGCAGCTAAGCTCTGAGCACCAGTCAGACAGTGTCGGTCAGATGTTGTGGTTTTTAACCCTAGATCTTTAACTCACCTTTAGATTGACTGGAGTTACCTAAGTTACAATTTGTCTGATTACACTGCCTTCCAGATTCGATAAAAGGGAATGAGGAAAGGAAGTTCACGTGGGTATTTCTTACCCAAATGGGTCCTGGCCTTCAAGCCCCCAGAACAAATGACTTCCTTTTCATTGATAACCCATAATACAgatgtttcttttcattgatAACTCAGAATACAGATGTTCCTTTTCATTGATAACCCATAATACAGATGTTTCTTTTCAATGATAGCCCATAATACAGATGTTCCTTTTCATTGATAACCCATAATACAGATGTTTCTTTTCATTGACAGCCCAGAATACAGGTGCTCCTTTTCATTGATAACCCAGAATACAGATGTTTTTGCAGTTCATGAGGTAAGCATATGAAGGTTAGCACCAGGATAGCCAGAAATAGAAATTGCTGTTTAAAACCCTAAGTAGATTAAAATTTACTTTCCTGATGAGACTTGAAGCCAACCTTCTACCTTTAGGAAATCCCTTAGACTGGTACCTAGATACTGATATTACTGCTGCCTCCCTGAGCCTGCTGGAAGTTCCTTTAGCTTCAGTAAGCCTCCTGACTCAACTCTCCTGTCCCTCATGGGGGAACTGAGTGCTTGGCTTGAGTGGTTGGTGTTAGGAGGAGTTATTTTCTCAGGAGAGGGCATCCTTTCGCATTGCCCCAGGTATGTAACTCTGCCCACTGATACAGCTGCCTGAGAGAGGAGCTggcaaacagaaaagagagggcCATGTCAGCTCAGCTGTAGTCAGGGATAACGGAGCAACCTTCTACTCGAGCGCAGCGTGACAGGGAGAAAGTGCTGTGTCTTTGATAGGAGGCAAACATCACAAGAGCACAAAGGCTTCTTGCCTGACacaatcagtgtgtgtgtgtgtgtgtgtgtgtgtgtgtgtgtgtgtgaaacgcTGTCCCCAGCAGATTAATAAGGGTTTCTCCTTGTTATGTGTTTGCCTCTGTCCTCACTCTGAGGATTTTCCAGAGGGCCTCGAGCTCCATACAACACAATTCCTGACAGGCTGGAATTTAGCCTTAGAGATGATGATCAAATCTCTGAGACTGGGACATCCAGACTCCTAACTTCCAGAGCAGTCAGTGCACACCAGTGTTAGCCGCCATCTTTGAGGTAGCTTGTTAGCTATGGAAACGAATGCACCCTCTCTTTGTATTTGACCACTTCCATATCCTGGAGAGTCagaatatttttctctcctcctcttccttagcCTGCCCTGCTCACCACTCTGGTATAAAATGTGTTATCCCACACCTTGTCTCTCTGATTGTTTCTTGCTGCCATTTATGTGTCTTCCAAAACATCTTTCTTGGCTTCAACTCGAAACATGCTTTCCTTAGTTCACGGGCTTCTTagagaagccctatataagcacCTGACCCTGGTACGACCTTCCTAGCCTCATCTCTTTCCCTCAGGACACCTATACTCCAGTGTCATCAGACTCTCCAACATTCCATGTCCTTATTACAGGCATCGCCTGTGCCAACCCTGATATCTGGGCACTGGATTTCCATGCCACTACTGGTTCTTCCTAAAAGGGTTGAAGTCCTTCTAACTGGACAGGTCACGTTCTTCTGTCCTTGAAATCGTCACTCACGTCTCTCATGTGATACACATCTCACCTTCTTTGTTATGACAATTGCTTGGACACATTTCAAATCTTTCTCTTACATAAGGATTCTCGAGACTTTGTGGCCTGGCAAACATTTGCCCAGATGACACTTGTCTTTAGAGTCCATCCCATCTCTTCTATCAAGGGCACCTCTACCCTAAGACAGCACACCTCACTCTCCAGAATGCCCATCGTCCACACTTGCAGAATCCTGCCCTCATTAAGTGACCATCTAATCATTAGATTGAGTAGTCATAGACTAAGAAGCAGGGCCTCTCTGCTACGTGTGCTCTGAGCAGGCAGACATTGTCTTGTGGATCCCAGCGTGCATGCTCATGTGCCTCCGCCCTTTCTTCACTGTCCTAGTTACAGCCATCACCCCAAGCCGAGGACCACTGCCTCCAGATGCGACTGATGCTCATTCTTTAAGGCTTTTAATCGACAAGTtttaacaaacacaaaacctgTAAGCCCCAGTAGTAAAAGGCCTCAGAGAGTAGAATTTCAGCCCGAAACAGTGTAGATGGGAAATATACATTCTGAATGAGAAAACATCCAGATTCTCAAAAATCCACACTCggtgttattatttgttttataaattcatGGTTGTTAAGACAATAGTAGAACACCAAAACTTGAAAGTTATCAAGTAGTTGGCATCCTGACCCATTTAAACTTATAGTATGGAGTTGATCAGCAGCCAGGGTCCATGTTGATCTTGGACATATGATTGTATATTAAATTTGTGTTTCTTGACACAAGGACAtattttcctttgagacaagtAAAGTTTtcttagagattaaaaaaaatcacccattgtcttttcattgctttttggAGTTCATCTGAATGGTGGGGATATCATCAAGAGAGAACTTGTTCTCACGAAGGCAGCACTTTCCTCTGTTGAGGCGCAGCTGCCAAGCTCAGCATCCATTCTAATCCACACTAAAGTGGGCCATGGAGTGTTGGTGGGTGGGGCTAGGTGGGGTAGTTCTGAGACGGGTGGGGGGGGTCTCGGTTAATAATCCATTCCTTGATGTCTGCACTGTGTGGGGTTCCCGTCATTGTCATTCACTCTGTCACTGGCTCTGACTCGGATTCGTTCTCCAAATCGATCTCGCTCTCTGTCACCATGGTGAAGTCATAGTAGGATCAGGAgacaaagggaaggaagcagagagagagaaggggggagaaaaagagagagagagagagaaaaggaagagagagaaaagttagCAAGCAAAGCAGAAATAGTTCATGCAGGAAATACAGAAACCACTCTACCAGAACACAAAGAATGCAGTGCAGGCACAGCCAGTGTGAAGGACAGTTTGAGAGTGCTGAATTTGTATCACTCCGAAAATTTGCATAGTCTTACATCCTGGCTCCTGATGAAGATGAAATTCTGCCCCTGGCTGGGAGCTTTGCATTCATCTGGCCACAATGCTTATTTGACAGATGGCATTCGGAGGATAGCGGGACTTGTCAGCACAAAGTGGAGGCAGGGCCAAGACAACAGCCCATAAttcccacttcctgttcttctgtACATTTTTAtcgtttttccttttttatcttttagatGGAATATCAtgtggcctaggctggccttgaactcactgtatagctgaagatgaccttccAGGCCTATCTGTCTGCCTCCATTCTCCATCTCTGGAGCGCTGGAGTTCAAGCATGTGCTGTTATGTTTGGCAGAGGCTGGGGACTGGATCCAGCACATCCTAGGTTGCGCATCCTAGGTGAGCATGCTAtcacctgagctacatccccagtctctCTGCTACAAACTCCTTAGTTCCACCTTGTGTACGTCTGGTCTGGCTCCAACTCCTCCCTGCGTGTTCCCAATGATTCAACCTGCCTGCCTTACCTGTGCATCTTTCCTGGGACCTAGCAGAGTACAAGGTACCCTCAGATGCTCAAAGACGCTGGCTGTGTGCTAACAAGAGTTGTAACAGCCCTGATCTAGCTTAAGGTGAATGAATCGGGTCAACTCTTATGTGTAAAATGATAGGATGTTCCGTGGCTTTCTAGCATAGGTCACAGAAAATGATGCTATCAGATATGACCTTACTCTGTCAACATGTCCATTATAGTAACCCATGTGTTCTACCAGGGAAAAGTATTAATAGAACTTTATGCTTTCCAGAAATATGAGACAAAGTATGAAACCCCTGCCCGCCAATGGCGGTGGGGTGGGTATAACTAAGTGCGCTTCACATTGAATGTATTTCTGGCTCTTTACAGTCACGGTGTGTGTAGTAACCCAGTTAGTTCTCACCACAATTTTGATCAGGGAGGATGGGGCCAAAAGAGTATGAGTAAATTAGCTAGGCCCACCCAACTGCTAGAATCTACATTTAAAGTCACGACTTCCCGACTACAGAGTGCGGTTCTGTCCTGAGCACCAGACACTTCGCTGATATTCAGAATGATCTTTGCTTTTGCTCTGCAGGGGACCTAGCTCAGAACTCAGTCACACTGTGCACTGGGCCACCTACTGGAGGAGCATCTGAGGTCCTCAGGCTAGACCCCTTCCTTTCCACCTGAATTCTCTACAGAAGTCTGCATTGGCATTCAGTAGGTGCTGACCTTATTATAAACGGACAGTTTTTCCCTTCTTAGGGCTCGGCCACCACCCTTTACCACATGAAAAAGGAAACAAGTCCATTCTGGTTTTAGTCCTCCTGCCAGGATTCCTTGGGCACAGAGGGAAGGGACATGTCTGAATGCCAGATGGGAGCTCtttaggagaaagggaaggggaaagagccGGGAATCATGAAACAGGCACCGGTATGACTGACTATAATATCTGGACTTCTCATTCTTCCTCTACAGCAAGCCCCGagcctcctcccccagccccgACTGCCATACACAGTTGCTAAAATCATGGTCCAAACTTTCACATTTGAAATCTCAAGGGTATGGGAGTAGCAGAGTAGTAATTAGGAATCTATAGTCTCATTAAAAACTCAATAGCCAATTTAGGTGGATTATTCCTCTCTAGACCCATTGGCACATGTTCTAGAATGAAGGCAAGTCTGAAACAGAGCAAGTCTGAGCTCTTACAGCAAAAGATCTTGCTCATGGTCATGTAATATGTTAGGGCCACAAGGCAAGAAGTCTGGGTCACCAGAGCAAGTGTTCTCTACTTCATATAGGTCCTCTGTGCTCACCTCACAGCCCTCCCTAGGCAGCCCTACGCCACCAGCTGACCCAGAAGACTTAGAGGGGGAGTGGCCGGCATGGAGACTTTCGTCATCACATGACTGACACCGCACATGGGTGCCAAACTAGTTTTTCTAACCAGCAATTCCCGAGCTCAGGCTCATTCCAGACCTCGAGGAATATAGTCCTACACCGCATTCAGTACCCTGTCTGTAGGTGGGGAGGAAATTTTGTGTTTGGAAAGTAAGCCAGACAGTTCaaaaagcctgtgtgtgtgtgtgtgtgtgtgtgtgtgtgtgtgtgtgtgtgtgtgtgactcttaTTTCTGAAATGGGCTCTCATATTCCTTTGTCCTGCTCTTA
Encoded proteins:
- the Masp1 gene encoding mannan-binding lectin serine protease 1 isoform X1, translating into MRLLLLYHGLCLVLLEVSAHTVELNEMFGQIQSPGYPDSYPSDSEVTWNITVPEGFRIKLYFMHFNLESSYLCEYDYVKVETEDQVLATFCGRETTDTEQTPGQEVVLSPGSFMSVTFRSDFSNEERFTGFDAHYMAVDVDECKEREDEELSCDHYCHNYIGGYYCSCRFGYILHTDNRTCRVECSGNLFTQRTGTITSPDYPNPYPKSSECSYTIDLEEGFMVSLQFEDIFDIEDHPEVTCPYDYIKIKAGPKVWGPFCGETSPEPISTQSHSVQILFRSDNSGENRGWRLSYRAAGNECPKLQPPLFGKIEPSQAVYSFKDQALISCDTGYKVLKDSEIMDTFQIECLKDGTWSNKIPTCKIVDCGVPAGLKHGLVTFSTRNNLTTYKSEIRYSCQQPYYKMLHNVTGIYTCSAHGAWTNEVLKRSLPTCLPVCGQPSRALPNLVKRIIGGRNAELGLFPWQALIVVEDTSRVPNDKWFGSGALLSESWILTAAHVLRSQRRDNTVIPVSKEHVTVYLGLHDVRDKSGAVNSSAARVILHPDFNIQNYNHDIALVQLQEPVPLGAHVMPICLPRSEPEGPAPHMLGLVAGWGISNPNVTVDEIISSGTRTLSDVLQYVKLPVVSHAECKASYESRSGNYSVTENMFCAGYYEGGKDTCLGDSGGAFVIFDELSQHWVAQGLVSWGGPEECGSKQVYGVYTKVSNYVDWVWEEMNSPMTAGELQVER